One region of Polaribacter pectinis genomic DNA includes:
- the smpB gene encoding SsrA-binding protein SmpB: MVQKNINIKNKKARFEFEILDKYVAGIQLTGTEIKSIRLSQARITESFCEFNDRGELFIVNMYIQEYMFGHHFNHKPKSERRLLMNKRELRSLKKDVEAKGNTIVPLRLFINDRGFAKLEIALAKGKQTHDKREVIKDRDNKRDLARIKKSFNS, translated from the coding sequence ATGGTTCAAAAAAACATCAACATAAAAAATAAAAAAGCGCGTTTCGAATTTGAAATTTTAGACAAATATGTGGCTGGAATTCAATTAACTGGAACGGAGATAAAATCGATAAGATTAAGCCAGGCAAGAATTACAGAGAGTTTCTGTGAATTTAACGATCGAGGCGAATTGTTTATTGTAAACATGTACATTCAAGAATATATGTTTGGCCATCACTTTAATCATAAACCAAAAAGTGAACGCAGATTGTTAATGAATAAGCGCGAATTACGTAGTTTAAAAAAAGATGTGGAAGCAAAAGGAAACACAATTGTACCACTTCGTTTATTTATAAATGACAGAGGTTTTGCAAAATTGGAAATAGCTTTAGCAAAAGGAAAACAAACCCACGACAAGCGTGAAGTTATTAAAGATAGAGATAACAAACGTGATTTAGCCAGAATAAAAAAGAGTTTTAATTCTTAA
- the speB gene encoding agmatinase, which produces MNTNNTYAGIPNEFGNLSTSKIVIIPVPYDGTSTWQKGADKGPKAFLEASENMELYDIETDSEVYKEGVFLTEPITENSSPEAMVEAVHQETKKYINRNKFVTVFGGEHSVSIGTIRAFNECFSDLTVLHIDAHADLRKEYEGSSCNHACAVYEANQNTNLVQVGIRSMDISEKRSMNLDKVFFAHDMAENEDWMDDVIDQLSTNVFITFDLDALDPSIMPSTGTPEPGGLFYYETLEFLKSVFEQKNVVGFDMVELCPNENEKSSDFLAAKLFYKMLSYKFASNDDSYDNGDDATDNNPFSKLSKFKNDDDDF; this is translated from the coding sequence ATGAACACAAATAACACATATGCAGGAATTCCAAACGAGTTTGGAAACCTGTCAACATCAAAAATAGTAATCATCCCAGTTCCTTATGATGGAACTAGCACTTGGCAAAAAGGGGCAGATAAAGGTCCAAAAGCTTTTTTAGAAGCTTCAGAAAACATGGAATTGTATGACATAGAAACAGATTCTGAAGTGTATAAAGAAGGTGTTTTCTTAACTGAACCAATTACAGAAAATTCTTCTCCAGAAGCAATGGTAGAAGCTGTTCACCAAGAAACAAAGAAGTACATCAATAGAAATAAATTTGTTACTGTTTTTGGTGGAGAGCATTCAGTTTCTATTGGAACTATTAGAGCTTTTAACGAATGTTTTAGCGATTTAACGGTTTTACATATAGATGCACATGCAGATTTACGTAAAGAATATGAAGGTTCTTCTTGCAATCACGCTTGTGCAGTTTATGAAGCGAATCAGAATACAAACTTAGTTCAGGTTGGAATTAGAAGTATGGATATTTCTGAAAAAAGAAGCATGAATTTAGACAAAGTTTTCTTTGCACATGATATGGCTGAAAACGAAGATTGGATGGATGATGTAATTGATCAATTAAGTACAAATGTGTTTATTACTTTTGATTTAGACGCGTTAGACCCTTCAATTATGCCAAGTACAGGAACTCCAGAACCAGGAGGATTATTTTACTATGAAACGTTAGAATTCTTAAAATCTGTTTTCGAGCAAAAGAATGTTGTAGGTTTTGATATGGTTGAATTATGTCCGAATGAAAATGAAAAATCTTCTGACTTTTTAGCAGCTAAATTATTTTATAAAATGTTGAGCTATAAATTTGCTTCTAATGACGATTCTTATGACAATGGAGATGATGCTACTGATAACAATCCTTTCAGTAAATTATCGAAATTTAAAAATGATGACGACGATTTTTAA
- a CDS encoding Maf family nucleotide pyrophosphatase has product MLREKLKNYNVILASKSPRRQQFFKDLDIDFTIQLKEVEEIYPEELKGTEITDFLADLKSKPFKDLTKNDILITSDTIVWLNEKALGKPKNEQEAFEMLRDLSGKKHEVITSISIKSEYFQKIVNDTTFVTFKELTDEEINYYIKNYNPYDKAGAYGIQEWIGFIAINNMEGSYFNVAGLPVHKLYKELMDL; this is encoded by the coding sequence ATGTTAAGAGAAAAATTAAAAAACTACAATGTAATTTTAGCTTCTAAATCGCCAAGAAGACAGCAATTTTTTAAAGATTTAGATATCGATTTTACGATTCAACTAAAAGAAGTTGAAGAAATTTACCCTGAAGAGTTAAAAGGAACAGAAATTACAGATTTCTTGGCCGATTTAAAATCGAAACCTTTTAAAGACTTAACAAAAAATGATATTTTAATAACTTCAGATACCATTGTTTGGTTAAATGAAAAAGCTTTAGGAAAGCCAAAAAATGAGCAAGAAGCTTTTGAAATGTTACGTGATTTATCCGGAAAAAAACACGAAGTAATTACATCAATAAGTATTAAAAGTGAATATTTTCAGAAAATAGTAAATGATACAACTTTTGTTACTTTTAAAGAGTTAACAGACGAAGAAATAAATTACTACATTAAAAACTACAATCCTTATGACAAAGCTGGCGCATATGGCATTCAAGAATGGATTGGTTTTATTGCCATTAATAATATGGAAGGAAGTTATTTTAACGTTGCAGGTTTACCAGTTCATAAACTTTATAAGGAATTGATGGATTTATAA
- a CDS encoding geranylgeranylglycerol-phosphate geranylgeranyltransferase: MISFLKLIRYKNLLMVLLTMVLTKYALLDSIFISIPERNYQFSILIFSVIFIMAGGYIVNDIYDIEIDKINKPNKVFIDNIISKKNAWKVYFLLTSIGLLLGFYLSFFEGTTSNSLYFLLIIFILFVYSKYLKKTFFLGNLAISFCLSMVIYITYVFTSEAIIYSESLEEFVVYKINHHDILGPVLAYSFFAFLTTLVREIIKDIEDINGDLKLNAKTLPIIIGRNRSSMVAIFFTVILLIIIIIILHFFENEVVFISYAIAFIIIPLIYVLFKLLSAEKKKDFSKLSSLMKLIMLFGILSMLLFTIQ; encoded by the coding sequence ATGATTTCTTTTTTAAAACTCATTCGCTATAAAAATCTTTTAATGGTTTTATTAACGATGGTTTTAACTAAATATGCTTTATTAGATTCAATATTTATTAGTATTCCAGAAAGAAATTATCAGTTTTCTATTCTAATTTTTTCAGTAATATTTATAATGGCTGGAGGTTACATTGTAAATGATATTTATGATATAGAAATTGATAAAATAAATAAACCTAATAAGGTTTTTATAGATAATATCATTTCAAAAAAAAATGCTTGGAAAGTTTATTTTTTATTAACTTCAATTGGTCTATTACTAGGTTTTTATTTGTCTTTTTTTGAAGGAACAACAAGTAATAGTTTATATTTTCTACTTATCATTTTTATACTTTTTGTTTATTCTAAATATTTAAAAAAAACATTTTTTTTAGGAAATCTTGCTATTTCCTTTTGTTTATCAATGGTAATTTATATTACTTATGTTTTTACATCTGAAGCTATAATTTATTCAGAATCATTAGAAGAATTTGTTGTTTATAAAATAAATCATCATGATATACTTGGACCCGTTTTAGCCTATTCGTTTTTTGCTTTTTTAACAACTTTAGTAAGAGAAATTATAAAAGATATTGAAGATATTAATGGAGATCTAAAATTAAATGCCAAAACATTACCAATCATTATAGGTAGAAATAGATCAAGTATGGTGGCTATTTTTTTTACAGTAATATTATTAATTATTATCATTATAATATTGCATTTTTTTGAAAATGAGGTTGTTTTTATATCTTATGCAATAGCCTTTATTATAATACCTCTAATTTATGTTTTATTCAAATTACTATCCGCAGAAAAGAAAAAAGACTTTTCTAAATTGAGTAGTTTAATGAAGCTTATTATGCTATTTGGAATTTTATCAATGTTATTATTTACAATTCAATAA
- the ytxJ gene encoding bacillithiol system redox-active protein YtxJ — protein MGIFNNIFGDKSEKETKPEKKSYLNWIPLTSLEQLEMIKKESEIGAVLIFKHSTRCGISSMVIKQFEKLFSEEHENLKVYYLDLLNYRDVSDEVGYKFQVMHQSPQLIVVRNGVSVYDASHYEITQTDLSRFM, from the coding sequence ATGGGCATATTTAACAATATATTTGGCGACAAAAGTGAAAAGGAAACAAAACCAGAAAAAAAGTCATACTTAAACTGGATTCCATTAACTTCTTTGGAGCAATTAGAAATGATTAAAAAGGAATCTGAAATAGGAGCTGTACTAATTTTTAAGCATTCTACAAGATGTGGTATTAGTAGTATGGTTATAAAACAGTTCGAAAAGTTGTTTTCGGAAGAACATGAAAATTTAAAAGTGTATTATTTAGACTTGTTAAATTACAGAGATGTTTCTGATGAAGTAGGGTATAAGTTCCAAGTAATGCACCAATCTCCGCAATTAATTGTGGTTAGAAATGGAGTTTCTGTCTATGATGCTTCTCACTACGAAATCACACAAACAGACTTATCGAGATTTATGTAG
- a CDS encoding DUF6503 family protein, which translates to MKQKPMRYLPLFLFIFLISCNNSEEKLTAQQIIDKTIAYSGADKVANSVISYNFRNVDYLAERNNGIFKLTRSFEKDSVLIEDILTNTNFERLIDDEIVNLDRKVASKYTNSVNSVHYFSVLPFGLNDKAVHKKLLKSSTVKGKEYYKVEITFSEDGGGEDFEDVFIYWVGKEDFLIDYLAYSYHTNDGGKRFRVLKEQCVKNGVRFVDYHNYKPLNKDIKLIDIDKAYEENQLKKVSEIVLKDIEVIILE; encoded by the coding sequence ATGAAACAAAAACCAATGAGATATTTACCTTTATTTTTATTCATCTTTCTAATTTCCTGTAATAATTCTGAAGAAAAATTAACTGCACAGCAAATTATAGATAAAACTATTGCTTATTCAGGTGCAGATAAAGTTGCTAATTCTGTAATCTCATATAATTTTAGAAATGTAGATTATTTGGCTGAAAGAAATAATGGGATTTTTAAGTTAACCAGAAGTTTTGAGAAAGATTCCGTATTAATTGAAGATATTTTAACAAATACTAATTTTGAAAGATTAATTGATGATGAAATAGTAAATTTAGATAGAAAAGTTGCTTCAAAATATACAAATTCAGTTAATTCTGTACATTATTTTTCAGTTTTACCTTTCGGTTTAAATGATAAAGCAGTTCATAAAAAGCTTTTAAAATCATCAACAGTTAAAGGAAAAGAATATTATAAAGTTGAAATAACTTTTTCTGAAGATGGAGGAGGAGAAGACTTCGAAGATGTTTTTATTTATTGGGTTGGTAAAGAAGATTTTTTGATAGATTATTTAGCGTATTCTTATCACACAAATGATGGTGGAAAACGCTTTCGTGTTTTAAAAGAACAATGTGTAAAAAATGGAGTTCGTTTTGTAGATTATCATAACTACAAACCTTTAAATAAGGATATTAAATTGATAGATATAGATAAAGCTTACGAGGAAAATCAACTTAAAAAAGTATCTGAAATCGTTTTAAAAGATATTGAAGTTATTATTTTAGAGTAA
- a CDS encoding DEAD/DEAH box helicase translates to MAETNTSQTIIGKELYGYQKDALQEIFNRFETAPQDYHLLYQLPTGGGKTVIFSEIVRRYIETFKKKVLVLTHRIELSKQTSKMLIEFGVENKIINSTAKLDDQDEFMCFVAMVETLKNRLNDDKLDISDIGLVIVDEAHYNSFTKIFKFFDQSFILGVTATPLSSNIKLPMYENYQELYVGEPIHHLIESGYLAQANMYSYNVGLTSLEVGANGDYTVKSSEDLYMNTDMLTKLVSAYEETAKGKKTLIFNNGINTSIQVFHAFKKAGYPIAHLDNTNTKKERELILRWFHKTPNAIITSVSILTTGFDEPSIEAIILNRATKSLTLYYQMIGRGSRIFGDKNTFDVIDLGNNFHRFGPWGADLDWQKMFRAPDYYLDAILSDEEIESTFRYELPANVKVEFANSTDTYFDMKNVYIETIKAGESSKRVLEKSIVHHAKMCIENSEDVFDALILAKMLGEEIDDRINRYAKCISKSTHNFVTWLKDDYRKKLNAYLRENFDEDFEEIHGHPPIDE, encoded by the coding sequence TTGGCAGAAACAAACACTTCGCAAACAATTATAGGTAAAGAATTATACGGTTATCAAAAAGATGCACTTCAAGAGATTTTTAATCGATTTGAAACAGCGCCTCAAGATTATCATTTATTATATCAATTACCAACAGGAGGTGGAAAAACAGTAATTTTTTCTGAAATTGTAAGACGTTATATAGAAACTTTTAAAAAGAAAGTTTTAGTATTAACGCACAGAATTGAATTAAGTAAGCAAACCTCTAAAATGCTTATTGAGTTTGGTGTAGAAAACAAAATAATAAATAGTACAGCAAAATTAGACGATCAAGACGAGTTTATGTGTTTTGTGGCGATGGTTGAAACTTTAAAAAATAGATTAAATGACGATAAGTTAGATATTTCTGATATCGGTTTAGTTATTGTAGATGAGGCACATTACAACTCTTTTACTAAAATTTTTAAGTTTTTCGATCAATCTTTCATTCTTGGTGTAACTGCAACTCCTTTAAGTTCTAACATTAAATTACCAATGTATGAGAATTATCAGGAATTATATGTTGGTGAGCCAATTCATCATTTAATTGAAAGTGGTTATTTAGCACAAGCAAATATGTATTCTTACAATGTTGGTTTAACTTCTTTGGAAGTTGGGGCAAATGGAGATTATACTGTAAAATCTTCCGAAGATTTATACATGAATACAGACATGCTTACCAAATTGGTAAGTGCGTATGAAGAAACCGCAAAAGGTAAAAAAACGTTGATTTTTAACAACGGTATTAATACTTCAATTCAAGTTTTTCACGCATTTAAAAAAGCAGGATATCCAATTGCGCATTTAGACAATACAAATACAAAAAAGGAACGTGAGCTTATTTTAAGATGGTTTCACAAAACTCCAAATGCAATTATTACCTCTGTAAGTATTTTAACAACTGGTTTTGATGAGCCAAGTATTGAAGCAATTATCTTAAACAGAGCAACAAAATCGTTGACTTTATATTATCAAATGATTGGACGTGGTTCTCGTATTTTTGGAGATAAAAACACGTTTGATGTAATTGATTTAGGAAACAATTTCCACAGATTTGGTCCTTGGGGTGCAGATTTAGACTGGCAAAAAATGTTTAGAGCGCCGGATTATTATTTAGATGCTATTCTTTCGGATGAAGAAATAGAAAGTACCTTTAGATATGAATTACCAGCAAATGTAAAAGTGGAATTTGCAAATTCTACAGATACTTATTTCGATATGAAAAATGTATATATCGAAACAATAAAAGCTGGAGAATCTTCTAAAAGAGTATTAGAAAAATCAATTGTTCATCATGCAAAAATGTGTATTGAAAACAGTGAAGATGTTTTTGATGCTTTAATTTTAGCAAAAATGTTAGGTGAGGAGATAGATGATAGAATTAACAGATATGCAAAATGTATTTCTAAAAGTACGCACAATTTTGTAACGTGGTTAAAAGACGATTACAGAAAGAAACTAAACGCTTATTTAAGAGAAAATTTCGATGAAGATTTTGAAGAAATTCATGGTCATCCACCAATAGATGAATAA
- a CDS encoding arginine decarboxylase: protein MNTKYADLVDQTFYFPQEEFKTENNKLFWHGINLMELIEEYGSPLKFTYLPKISENINRAKGWFKNSFEKHDYKGKYFYSYCTKSSHFKHILNEALKNDIHIETSSAFDIDIVKSLKKEGKIKDDTFVICNGFKRDQYVKNIGELIESGHKNCIPIIDNYEELPLIQKETKKKFKVGIRIASEEEPKFEFYTSRLGIGYKNIVSFYEREIADNTQVELKMLHFFINTGIKDNAYYWNELMKCLNVYINLKKVCPTLDSLNIGGGFPIKNSLAFDYDYQYMIDEITNQIKQACDEAGVDVPNIFTEFGSFTVGESGAAIYKVLYQKKQNDRERWNMINSSFITTLPDSWAINKRFIMLPLNKWNMKYERVLLGGLTCDSDDYYNSEQHVNGIYLPVYEKEKPLYIGFFNTGAYQETIGGFGGLQHCLIPTPKHLIIDRDKEGKLDIKVFKEQQKSSELLSILGY, encoded by the coding sequence GTGAACACAAAATACGCAGATTTAGTAGACCAAACATTCTACTTTCCACAGGAAGAGTTTAAAACAGAAAACAACAAATTATTTTGGCATGGCATAAATTTAATGGAGCTTATTGAAGAATATGGTTCTCCATTAAAATTTACTTACCTACCAAAAATATCAGAAAACATAAACAGAGCAAAAGGCTGGTTTAAAAATAGCTTCGAAAAACATGATTATAAAGGTAAATACTTTTATAGCTATTGTACAAAAAGTTCTCATTTTAAGCACATTTTAAACGAGGCTTTAAAAAATGATATTCATATTGAAACATCATCTGCTTTTGATATAGATATTGTTAAAAGTTTAAAAAAAGAAGGCAAAATAAAAGACGATACTTTTGTTATTTGTAACGGATTTAAAAGAGACCAATATGTAAAGAATATTGGCGAGTTAATCGAATCTGGACATAAAAACTGTATTCCTATTATTGACAATTATGAGGAATTACCGTTAATTCAAAAAGAAACAAAAAAGAAGTTTAAAGTTGGTATTAGAATTGCTTCTGAAGAAGAACCAAAATTTGAGTTTTATACGTCAAGATTAGGAATTGGTTATAAAAACATCGTTTCCTTTTATGAGCGTGAAATTGCTGATAATACTCAAGTAGAATTAAAAATGCTACATTTTTTCATCAATACTGGTATTAAAGACAATGCGTATTACTGGAACGAATTAATGAAATGTTTAAATGTGTACATCAACTTAAAAAAGGTGTGTCCTACTTTAGACAGTTTAAATATTGGTGGTGGTTTTCCTATAAAAAACTCATTGGCTTTTGATTATGATTATCAATATATGATTGATGAAATTACAAATCAAATAAAACAAGCGTGTGATGAAGCAGGAGTAGATGTACCAAACATTTTTACAGAATTTGGAAGTTTTACAGTTGGTGAATCTGGAGCAGCTATTTACAAAGTTTTATATCAGAAAAAACAAAATGATAGAGAGCGTTGGAACATGATAAACTCTTCATTTATAACCACTTTACCAGATTCTTGGGCAATTAACAAACGCTTTATAATGTTACCTTTAAACAAATGGAACATGAAATACGAACGTGTTTTATTAGGAGGTTTAACTTGTGATAGTGACGATTATTACAATTCCGAACAACATGTAAATGGAATTTATTTACCAGTTTACGAGAAAGAAAAACCATTATATATTGGATTCTTTAACACTGGAGCATATCAAGAAACCATTGGTGGTTTTGGTGGATTGCAACACTGTTTAATTCCAACTCCAAAACATTTAATTATCGACAGAGATAAAGAAGGTAAATTGGATATTAAAGTCTTTAAAGAACAACAAAAAAGTAGCGAATTATTATCAATATTAGGATATTAA
- the clpB gene encoding ATP-dependent chaperone ClpB, protein MNFNNYTTKSQETIQMAQQIAQGFGHNQIENEHIFKALTQVDENVLPFLLKKLNINLNVVDQILDKQLESLPKVSGAELMISREASKTLTEASVIAKNMKDDYVSIEHLILAIFKSKSNIAQVLKDQGVTEKHLKAAIEELRKGERVTSQSQEETYNSLNKFAKNLNKLAQDGKLDPVIGRDEEIRRLLQILSRRTKNNPILVGEPGTGKTAIAEGLAHRIVDGDVPENLKDKLIFSLDMGALIAGAKYKGEFEERLKAVIKEVTNADGDIVLFIDEIHTLVGAGGGQGAMDAANILKPALARGELRAIGATTLDEYQKYFEKDKALERRFQKVIVNEPDTESAISILRGIKEKYEAHHKVRIKDEAIIGAVELSQRYITNRFLPDKAIDLMDEAASKLRMEINSKPEELDVLDRKVMQLEIEIEAIKREKDETKLKSLRSDLANLKEERNEINAKWKSEKEVVDNIQNAKSDIENFKIEAEKAERDGDYGKVAEIRYGKIKEAEGKLEEFQKILSENKNEKSLIKEEVTLDDIAEVVAKWTGIPVIKMIQSERDKLLKLEDQLHKRVVGQEEAIVAVSDAVRRSRAGLQNPNKPIGSFLFLGTTGVGKTELAKALAEYLFDDENAMTRIDMSEYQERHSVSRLVGAPPGYVGYDEGGQLTEAVRRRPYSVVLLDEIEKAHPDTFNILLQVLDEGRLTDNKGRVADFKNTIIIMTSNMGSHIIQEKFADPKADLEAVTEVAKIEVLGLLKQSVRPEFLNRIDDVIMFTPLTQGNIFEIVKLQIEHLKKVIGKQEITLDATDEAIKYLAKKGYQPEFGARPVKRVIQKEVLNELSKEILSGKITTDSIILLDSFDDKLVFRNQSDLVENI, encoded by the coding sequence ATGAATTTTAATAATTATACAACAAAATCGCAAGAGACCATACAAATGGCGCAGCAGATTGCGCAAGGTTTTGGTCATAATCAAATAGAAAATGAGCATATTTTTAAAGCATTAACACAAGTAGATGAAAATGTGTTGCCTTTTTTATTGAAGAAATTAAATATTAACTTAAATGTTGTAGACCAAATTTTAGACAAACAATTAGAGAGTTTACCTAAAGTTTCTGGAGCAGAATTAATGATTTCGAGAGAAGCAAGTAAAACATTAACAGAAGCGTCTGTAATTGCTAAAAACATGAAAGATGACTATGTTTCTATCGAACATTTAATTTTGGCAATTTTTAAATCGAAAAGTAACATTGCACAAGTTCTAAAAGACCAAGGTGTTACAGAAAAGCATTTAAAAGCAGCAATTGAAGAATTAAGAAAAGGAGAAAGGGTAACTTCTCAATCTCAAGAAGAAACCTACAATTCTTTGAACAAATTCGCTAAAAACTTAAATAAATTAGCGCAAGATGGAAAATTAGATCCAGTAATTGGTAGAGATGAAGAAATTAGAAGATTGTTACAAATTTTATCAAGAAGAACAAAGAATAATCCGATTTTGGTAGGAGAACCAGGAACTGGTAAAACCGCTATTGCAGAAGGTTTAGCACACAGAATTGTAGATGGAGATGTTCCAGAAAATCTAAAAGACAAATTAATTTTCTCTTTAGATATGGGTGCATTAATTGCAGGTGCAAAATACAAAGGAGAATTTGAAGAACGACTGAAAGCCGTTATTAAAGAGGTTACAAATGCAGATGGAGATATTGTACTTTTTATTGATGAAATTCACACCTTAGTTGGTGCTGGAGGTGGACAAGGTGCCATGGATGCAGCAAACATTTTAAAACCTGCTTTGGCTCGTGGAGAATTGCGTGCAATTGGAGCGACGACTTTAGATGAATATCAAAAATATTTCGAGAAAGACAAAGCATTAGAAAGACGTTTTCAGAAAGTAATTGTTAACGAACCAGATACAGAAAGTGCCATTTCTATTTTAAGAGGAATTAAAGAGAAATATGAAGCACACCATAAAGTTCGTATTAAAGACGAAGCAATTATTGGTGCTGTAGAATTGTCTCAACGTTATATTACCAACCGTTTTTTACCAGATAAAGCTATTGATTTAATGGATGAAGCTGCTTCCAAATTACGTATGGAAATCAATTCTAAACCAGAAGAATTAGACGTTTTAGACCGTAAAGTAATGCAGTTAGAGATTGAAATTGAAGCAATTAAGCGTGAGAAAGACGAAACGAAGTTGAAATCTCTACGTTCTGATTTAGCAAATTTAAAGGAAGAACGAAACGAAATTAATGCAAAATGGAAATCTGAAAAAGAGGTTGTAGATAATATTCAGAATGCAAAATCTGATATCGAAAACTTTAAGATTGAAGCAGAAAAAGCAGAACGAGATGGAGATTATGGTAAAGTTGCTGAAATTAGATATGGAAAAATCAAAGAAGCTGAAGGTAAATTAGAAGAATTTCAGAAAATATTAAGCGAAAATAAGAATGAGAAATCTTTAATAAAAGAGGAAGTTACTTTAGATGATATTGCTGAAGTTGTTGCAAAATGGACTGGAATTCCTGTCATAAAAATGATACAATCTGAACGTGATAAATTGCTAAAATTAGAAGACCAATTACATAAAAGAGTTGTTGGCCAAGAAGAAGCAATTGTTGCAGTTTCAGATGCTGTTAGACGCTCGAGAGCAGGTTTGCAAAATCCGAATAAACCAATTGGTAGTTTCTTGTTTTTAGGAACTACAGGAGTTGGAAAAACAGAGTTGGCAAAAGCATTGGCAGAATATCTTTTTGATGATGAAAATGCAATGACAAGGATTGATATGAGTGAATACCAAGAACGCCATTCTGTAAGTAGATTGGTTGGTGCGCCTCCAGGATATGTTGGTTATGATGAAGGTGGACAATTGACGGAAGCTGTTCGAAGAAGACCTTATTCTGTAGTGCTTTTAGATGAAATTGAAAAAGCGCATCCAGATACTTTTAATATCCTTTTACAGGTTTTGGATGAAGGAAGATTAACGGATAATAAAGGACGTGTTGCAGATTTTAAAAACACCATAATTATTATGACTTCAAACATGGGAAGTCATATAATTCAGGAGAAATTTGCAGACCCAAAAGCAGATTTAGAAGCAGTTACTGAAGTTGCAAAAATTGAAGTTTTAGGGTTGTTAAAACAATCTGTAAGACCAGAATTTTTAAACAGAATTGATGATGTAATTATGTTTACACCTTTAACACAGGGTAATATTTTTGAAATTGTAAAATTACAGATAGAGCATTTAAAGAAAGTAATTGGCAAACAAGAAATTACATTAGATGCAACAGATGAAGCAATTAAATACTTGGCAAAAAAAGGTTATCAGCCAGAATTTGGAGCAAGACCTGTAAAAAGAGTAATTCAGAAAGAAGTTTTAAACGAACTTTCGAAAGAAATTTTATCAGGAAAAATAACAACAGATAGTATTATTTTATTAGATTCTTTTGATGATAAATTAGTTTTTAGAAATCAGTCGGATTTGGTTGAGAACATATAA
- a CDS encoding SixA phosphatase family protein, whose protein sequence is MKKILFLFVFAFGLLTFCTSQETTTYYLIRHSEKDRSDKTNSNPDLNEDGQKRAANWADYFEDIDLDAVYSTNYNRTMQTATPTAESKALEILNYDPRNMFDAEFEKATKGKTVLVVGHSNTTPAFVNKILGEKKHEDLDDNDNASLFIVTISGDKKTSRIEKIE, encoded by the coding sequence ATGAAAAAAATCTTATTTTTATTTGTATTTGCTTTTGGTTTATTAACTTTTTGTACTTCTCAAGAAACGACAACGTATTATTTAATTCGTCATTCAGAAAAAGATAGATCAGATAAAACAAATAGCAACCCAGATTTAAATGAAGATGGTCAAAAAAGAGCGGCAAATTGGGCAGATTATTTTGAAGATATCGATTTAGATGCTGTGTATTCTACTAACTACAATAGAACCATGCAGACAGCTACTCCAACTGCAGAAAGCAAAGCTTTGGAGATTCTAAACTACGACCCAAGAAACATGTTTGATGCTGAATTTGAAAAAGCTACTAAAGGAAAAACAGTTTTAGTTGTTGGGCATAGCAACACAACTCCTGCTTTTGTAAATAAAATTTTGGGAGAGAAAAAGCATGAGGATTTGGACGATAATGACAATGCAAGCTTGTTTATTGTTACTATTTCTGGAGATAAAAAAACAAGCAGAATAGAAAAGATTGAATAA